Proteins encoded by one window of Thunnus thynnus chromosome 3, fThuThy2.1, whole genome shotgun sequence:
- the keap1b gene encoding kelch-like ECH-associated protein 1B, whose amino-acid sequence MTECLTECKALVTPSTRNGHRVFSYTLESHTAAAFAIMNELRLERQLCDVTLRVRYKDLEAVDFVAHKVVLASSSPVFRAMFTNGLKECGMELVPIEGIHPRVMDRLIEFAYTASISVGEKCVIHVMNGAVMYQIDSVVKACCDFLVQQLDPSNAIGIANFAEQIGCTELHQKAREYIYMNFSQVATQEEFFNLSHCQLVTLISRDELNVRCESEVFQACVAWVRYDRENRRPYVQALLQAVRCHSLTPNFLQAQLQSLDWDPQCKDYLAQIFQDLTLHKPTKVYSCRTPKVPQLIYTAGGYFRQSLSYLEAYNPCSGAWLRLADLQVPRSGLAACVISGLFYAVGGRNNAPDGNMDSNALDCYNPMNNCWLPCAPMSVPRNRIGVGVIDGMIYAVGGSHGCIHHNSVERYDPERDQWQLVAPMLTRRIGVGVAVINRLLYAVGGFDGANRLSSCECYNPERDEWKTMASMNTVRSGAGVCALGNQIFVMGGYDGTNQLNTVERYDVETDTWSFAASMRHRRSALGVTALHGRIYVLGGYDGETFLDSVECYDPEKDTWSEVTHMTSGRSGVGVAVTMEPCQKELPQCQKSERESGAASPANQSGNSGFGCHHNQRHSGPFGKGT is encoded by the exons ATGACAGAGTGCCTGACAGAATGCAAAGCGCTGGTGACTCCGTCCACGCGCAACGGCCACCGCGTCTTCAGCTACACGCTAGAGAGCCACACGGCAGCCGCCTTCGCCATCATGAACGAGCTGCGTTTGGAGCGGCAGCTCTGCGACGTGACGCTGCGCGTGCGCTACAAAGACCTGGAGGCGGTGGACTTTGTGGCTCACAAGGTGGTGCTGGCCTCTTCCTCCCCGGTCTTCAGGGCCATGTTCACCAACGGCCTGAAGGAGTGCGGCATGGAGTTGGTGCCCATCGAGGGGATCCACCCCAGG GTAATGGACAGACTGATAGAGTTTGCCTACACAGCCAGCATCTCTGTGGGGGAGAAGTGTGTGATTCACGTGATGAACGGCGCAGTCATGTACCAGATAGACAGCGTTGTCAAGGCCTGCTGTGATTTCCTGGTCCAGCAGCTCGACCCCAGTAACGCCATCGGCATCGCCAACTTCGCCGAGCAGATCGGCTGCACGGAGCTCCACCAGAAGGCCAGGGAATACATCTACATGAACTTCAGCCAG GTGGCGACccaggaggagttctttaactTGTCCCACTGCCAGCTGGTGACCCTCATCAGCCGCGATGAGCTCAACGTGCGCTGCGAGTCTGAAGTCTTCCAGGCGTGCGTGGCCTGGGTGCGCTACGACCGAGAGAACCGGCGACCGTACGTCCAGGCCTTACTCCAGGCCGTCCGCTGCCATTCCCTGACCCCCAACTTCCTGCAGGCTCAGCTCCAGTCTCTGGACTGGGACCCACAGTGTAAAGACTACCTTGCCCAGATCTTCCAGGACCTCACCCTCCACAAACCCACCAAAGTCTATTCTTGCCGAACCCCCAAGGTGCCACAGCTCATCTACACAGCGGGGGGCTATTTCCGTCAGTCCCTCAGCTACCTGGAGGCGTATAATCCCTGTTCGGGAGCCTGGCTGAGACTAGCGGACCTGCAGGTACCCCGCAGCGGCCTGGCAGCCTGCGTCATCAGCGGGCTTTTCTACGCTGTCGGTGGAAGAAACAACGCACCTGATGGCAACATGGACTCGAACGCATTGGACTGCTACAATCCCATGAACAACTGCTGGCTGCCGTGCGCGCCGATGAGCGTGCCCAGGAACCGAATCGGAGTCGGCGTCATCGACGGCATGATATATGCAGTCGGGGGATCACATGGGTGTATTCATCATAATAGTGTGGAAAG GTATGATCCAGAAAGGGACCAGTGGCAGCTGGTAGCCCCCATGTTGACGCGGCGTATCGGTGTGGGTGTAGCAGTCATCAACCGGCTGCTTTACGCTGTGGGGGGGTTCGACGGGGCCAATCGGCTCAGCTCCTGCGAGTGCTACAACCCAGAGAGGGACGAGTGGAAGACCATGGCCTCCATGAACACTGTGCGCTCCGGAGCTG GTGTGTGCGCTCTGGGGAATCAAATCTTTGTGATGGGCGGCTACGACGGCACCAACCAGCTGAACACAGTGGAGCGCTACGACGTGGAAACTGATACGTGGAGCTTTGCTGCCTCCATGAGGCACCGGCGCAGTGCTCTGGGAGTCACTGCATTACATGGACGCATCTATGTGCTGG GAGGTTACGATGGCGAGACGTTCCTGGACAGCGTGGAGTGTTACGACCCAGAAAAAGACACATGGTCGGAGGTGACGCACATGACATCCGGGCGGAGCGGCGTCGGCGTGGCCGTTACCATGGAGCCCTGCCAGAAAGAACTGCCTCAGTGTCAGAAGTCTGAGAGGGAGAGCGGTGCGGCGTCACCTGCCAATCAGTCAGGCAACTCCGGATTCGGCTGTCACCACAATCAGCGGCACAGCGGGCCTTTCGGTAAAGGCACATGA